A DNA window from Aphelocoma coerulescens isolate FSJ_1873_10779 chromosome 7, UR_Acoe_1.0, whole genome shotgun sequence contains the following coding sequences:
- the SLC11A1 gene encoding natural resistance-associated macrophage protein 1 isoform X1, producing the protein MASLEPGLTKSLNGGQEQSYSTGKSPMSPQHPGTQDQTYLDELISIPKGSGPGFSFRKLWAFTGPGFLMSIAYLDPGNVESDLQCGALAGFKLLWVLLWATVLGLLCQRLAIRLGVVTGKDLGEICYFYYPKVPRMLLWLMIEIAIIGSDMQEVIGTAIAFSLLSAGRIPLWGGVLITIVDTLFFLFLDKYGLRKLEAFFGLLITIMVLTFGYEYVVVRPGQVEVLKGIFLPNCPGCGQKELLQAMGIIGAVIMPHNIFLHSSLVKTRVIDRSKKEAVREANMYFLTESCLALFVSFLINLFVMAVFGEAFYHQRNEDVHNKCINSSISHYAGIFPTNNKTVSVDIYQGGVILGCYFGAVALYIWGIGILAAGQSSTMTGTYAGQFVMEGFLQLRWSRFARVLFTRSFAILPTVFVAAFKDVSHLTGMNDLLNVLQSILLPFAVLPVLTFTSLHPLMQDFTNSLPGKVLMTLITGLVCAINVYFVVDFLPTLHGLEYHIPLGLLLAAYVAFIAYLIWTCSIAHGARFLARGHHSRFNFGLALDVTGTR; encoded by the exons ATGGCATCACTGGAACCAG GCCTCACCAAGTCCCTAAATGGGGGCCAAGAGCAGAGCTACAGCACTGGCAAGAGCCCCATGTCCCCGCAGCACCCTGGCACTCAGGACCAGACCTACCTGGATGAGCTCATCAGCATCCCCAAGGGCAGTGGG CCTGGGTTCAGCTTTAGGAAGCTCTGGGCTTTCACCGGTCCCGGTTTCCTCATGAGCATCGCCTACCTGGACCCGGGCAACGTGGAGTCAGACCTGCAGTGCGGGGCACTGGCGGGATTCAAG ctgctgtgggtgctgctgtgggccaccgtcctggggctgctgtgccagcgcCTGGCCATCCGTCTAGGTGTGGTGACCGGGAAGGACCTGGGCGAGATTTGTTACTTCTATTACCCCAAG GTGCCCCGCATGCTGCTCTGGCTCATGATTGAGATTGCCATCATCGGCTCTGACATGCAGGAGGTGATTGGGACGGCCATTGCTTTCAGCCTGCTCTCGGCTGGCCG CATCCCCCTCTGGGGTGGGGTCCTTATCACCATCGTGGAcaccctcttcttcctcttcctcgaTAAGTACG GGCTCCGCAAACTGGAGGCTTTCTTCGGCCTCCTCATCACCATCATGGTCCTGACCTTTGGCTACGAG TATGTGGTGGTGAGGCCAGGGCAGGTGGAGGTGCTGAAGGGCATTTTCCTGCCCAACTGCCCGGGCTGTGGGCaaaaggagctgctgcaggccaTGGGCATCATTGGCGCTGTCATTATGCCCCATAACATTTTCCTCCACTCCTCCTTGGTCAAG ACACGGGTGATCGACCGGTCCAAGAAGGAGGCAGTGCGGGAGGCCAACATGTATTTCCTGACCGAGTCCTGCCTGGCCCTCTTTGTCTCCTTCCTCATCAACCTCTTTGTCATGGCTGTCTTTGGCGAGGCTTTCTACCACCAGCGAAATGAGGACGTG CACAACAAGTGCATCAACAGCAGCATCAGTCACTACGCCGGCATCTTCCCCACCAACAACAAGACAGTCTCTGTGGATATCTACCAGGGG GGCGTCATCCTGGGCTGCTATTTCGGGGCAGTGGCACTGTACATCTGGGGCATCGGGAtcctggcagcaggacagagctCCACAATGACTGGGACTTACGCAGGGCAGTTCGTCATGGAG GGCTTCCTGCAGCTCCGCTGGTCCCGCTTCGCCCGGGTGCTCTTCACCCGCTCCTTTGCCATCCTGCCCACTGTCTTCGTGGCCGCTTTCAAGGATGTCAGCCACCTCACAGGCATGAATGACCTGCTCAATGTCCTGCAGAGCATCCTG CTGCCCTTTGCTGTCCTGCCTGTCCTCACCTTCACCAGCCTGCACCCACTCATGCAGGACTTCACCAACAGCCT cccagggaaggTGCTGATGACCCTCATCACGGGGCTGGTCTGTGCCATCAACGTTTACTTCGTGGTGGACTTTTTGCCAACGCTGCATGGCCTGGAGTACCACATTCCCCTGggcctgctgctggctgcctaCGTGGCTTTCATCGCCTACCTG ATCTGGACATGCAGCATCGCACATGGAGCCCGGTTCCTGGCCCGGGGCCACCACAGCCGGTTTAATTTTGGTCTTGCCCTCGACGTGACAGGGACACGGTGA
- the SLC11A1 gene encoding natural resistance-associated macrophage protein 1 isoform X2 → MSSSASPRAVGFRKLWAFTGPGFLMSIAYLDPGNVESDLQCGALAGFKLLWVLLWATVLGLLCQRLAIRLGVVTGKDLGEICYFYYPKVPRMLLWLMIEIAIIGSDMQEVIGTAIAFSLLSAGRIPLWGGVLITIVDTLFFLFLDKYGLRKLEAFFGLLITIMVLTFGYEYVVVRPGQVEVLKGIFLPNCPGCGQKELLQAMGIIGAVIMPHNIFLHSSLVKTRVIDRSKKEAVREANMYFLTESCLALFVSFLINLFVMAVFGEAFYHQRNEDVHNKCINSSISHYAGIFPTNNKTVSVDIYQGGVILGCYFGAVALYIWGIGILAAGQSSTMTGTYAGQFVMEGFLQLRWSRFARVLFTRSFAILPTVFVAAFKDVSHLTGMNDLLNVLQSILLPFAVLPVLTFTSLHPLMQDFTNSLPGKVLMTLITGLVCAINVYFVVDFLPTLHGLEYHIPLGLLLAAYVAFIAYLIWTCSIAHGARFLARGHHSRFNFGLALDVTGTR, encoded by the exons ATGAGCTCATCAGCATCCCCAAGGGCAGTGGG CTTTAGGAAGCTCTGGGCTTTCACCGGTCCCGGTTTCCTCATGAGCATCGCCTACCTGGACCCGGGCAACGTGGAGTCAGACCTGCAGTGCGGGGCACTGGCGGGATTCAAG ctgctgtgggtgctgctgtgggccaccgtcctggggctgctgtgccagcgcCTGGCCATCCGTCTAGGTGTGGTGACCGGGAAGGACCTGGGCGAGATTTGTTACTTCTATTACCCCAAG GTGCCCCGCATGCTGCTCTGGCTCATGATTGAGATTGCCATCATCGGCTCTGACATGCAGGAGGTGATTGGGACGGCCATTGCTTTCAGCCTGCTCTCGGCTGGCCG CATCCCCCTCTGGGGTGGGGTCCTTATCACCATCGTGGAcaccctcttcttcctcttcctcgaTAAGTACG GGCTCCGCAAACTGGAGGCTTTCTTCGGCCTCCTCATCACCATCATGGTCCTGACCTTTGGCTACGAG TATGTGGTGGTGAGGCCAGGGCAGGTGGAGGTGCTGAAGGGCATTTTCCTGCCCAACTGCCCGGGCTGTGGGCaaaaggagctgctgcaggccaTGGGCATCATTGGCGCTGTCATTATGCCCCATAACATTTTCCTCCACTCCTCCTTGGTCAAG ACACGGGTGATCGACCGGTCCAAGAAGGAGGCAGTGCGGGAGGCCAACATGTATTTCCTGACCGAGTCCTGCCTGGCCCTCTTTGTCTCCTTCCTCATCAACCTCTTTGTCATGGCTGTCTTTGGCGAGGCTTTCTACCACCAGCGAAATGAGGACGTG CACAACAAGTGCATCAACAGCAGCATCAGTCACTACGCCGGCATCTTCCCCACCAACAACAAGACAGTCTCTGTGGATATCTACCAGGGG GGCGTCATCCTGGGCTGCTATTTCGGGGCAGTGGCACTGTACATCTGGGGCATCGGGAtcctggcagcaggacagagctCCACAATGACTGGGACTTACGCAGGGCAGTTCGTCATGGAG GGCTTCCTGCAGCTCCGCTGGTCCCGCTTCGCCCGGGTGCTCTTCACCCGCTCCTTTGCCATCCTGCCCACTGTCTTCGTGGCCGCTTTCAAGGATGTCAGCCACCTCACAGGCATGAATGACCTGCTCAATGTCCTGCAGAGCATCCTG CTGCCCTTTGCTGTCCTGCCTGTCCTCACCTTCACCAGCCTGCACCCACTCATGCAGGACTTCACCAACAGCCT cccagggaaggTGCTGATGACCCTCATCACGGGGCTGGTCTGTGCCATCAACGTTTACTTCGTGGTGGACTTTTTGCCAACGCTGCATGGCCTGGAGTACCACATTCCCCTGggcctgctgctggctgcctaCGTGGCTTTCATCGCCTACCTG ATCTGGACATGCAGCATCGCACATGGAGCCCGGTTCCTGGCCCGGGGCCACCACAGCCGGTTTAATTTTGGTCTTGCCCTCGACGTGACAGGGACACGGTGA
- the SLC11A1 gene encoding natural resistance-associated macrophage protein 1 isoform X3 yields the protein MASLEPGLTKSLNGGQEQSYSTGKSPMSPQHPGTQDQTYLDELISIPKGSGPGFSFRKLWAFTGPGFLMSIAYLDPGNVESDLQCGALAGFKLLWVLLWATVLGLLCQRLAIRLGVVTGKDLGEICYFYYPKVPRMLLWLMIEIAIIGSDMQEVIGTAIAFSLLSAGRIPLWGGVLITIVDTLFFLFLDKYGLRKLEAFFGLLITIMVLTFGYEYVVVRPGQVEVLKGIFLPNCPGCGQKELLQAMGIIGAVIMPHNIFLHSSLVKTRVIDRSKKEAVREANMYFLTESCLALFVSFLINLFVMAVFGEAFYHQRNEDVHNKCINSSISHYAGIFPTNNKTVSVDIYQGGVILGCYFGAVALYIWGIGILAAGQSSTMTGTYAGQFVMEGFLQLRWSRFARVLFTRSFAILPTVFVAAFKDVSHLTGMNDLLNVLQSILLPFAVLPVLTFTSLHPLMQDFTNSLTARAEQTPSLPLSSSSQ from the exons ATGGCATCACTGGAACCAG GCCTCACCAAGTCCCTAAATGGGGGCCAAGAGCAGAGCTACAGCACTGGCAAGAGCCCCATGTCCCCGCAGCACCCTGGCACTCAGGACCAGACCTACCTGGATGAGCTCATCAGCATCCCCAAGGGCAGTGGG CCTGGGTTCAGCTTTAGGAAGCTCTGGGCTTTCACCGGTCCCGGTTTCCTCATGAGCATCGCCTACCTGGACCCGGGCAACGTGGAGTCAGACCTGCAGTGCGGGGCACTGGCGGGATTCAAG ctgctgtgggtgctgctgtgggccaccgtcctggggctgctgtgccagcgcCTGGCCATCCGTCTAGGTGTGGTGACCGGGAAGGACCTGGGCGAGATTTGTTACTTCTATTACCCCAAG GTGCCCCGCATGCTGCTCTGGCTCATGATTGAGATTGCCATCATCGGCTCTGACATGCAGGAGGTGATTGGGACGGCCATTGCTTTCAGCCTGCTCTCGGCTGGCCG CATCCCCCTCTGGGGTGGGGTCCTTATCACCATCGTGGAcaccctcttcttcctcttcctcgaTAAGTACG GGCTCCGCAAACTGGAGGCTTTCTTCGGCCTCCTCATCACCATCATGGTCCTGACCTTTGGCTACGAG TATGTGGTGGTGAGGCCAGGGCAGGTGGAGGTGCTGAAGGGCATTTTCCTGCCCAACTGCCCGGGCTGTGGGCaaaaggagctgctgcaggccaTGGGCATCATTGGCGCTGTCATTATGCCCCATAACATTTTCCTCCACTCCTCCTTGGTCAAG ACACGGGTGATCGACCGGTCCAAGAAGGAGGCAGTGCGGGAGGCCAACATGTATTTCCTGACCGAGTCCTGCCTGGCCCTCTTTGTCTCCTTCCTCATCAACCTCTTTGTCATGGCTGTCTTTGGCGAGGCTTTCTACCACCAGCGAAATGAGGACGTG CACAACAAGTGCATCAACAGCAGCATCAGTCACTACGCCGGCATCTTCCCCACCAACAACAAGACAGTCTCTGTGGATATCTACCAGGGG GGCGTCATCCTGGGCTGCTATTTCGGGGCAGTGGCACTGTACATCTGGGGCATCGGGAtcctggcagcaggacagagctCCACAATGACTGGGACTTACGCAGGGCAGTTCGTCATGGAG GGCTTCCTGCAGCTCCGCTGGTCCCGCTTCGCCCGGGTGCTCTTCACCCGCTCCTTTGCCATCCTGCCCACTGTCTTCGTGGCCGCTTTCAAGGATGTCAGCCACCTCACAGGCATGAATGACCTGCTCAATGTCCTGCAGAGCATCCTG CTGCCCTTTGCTGTCCTGCCTGTCCTCACCTTCACCAGCCTGCACCCACTCATGCAGGACTTCACCAACAGCCT GACAGCCAGAGCAGAACAGACCCCATCACTACCTTTGTCATCCTCCTCCCAATGA
- the SLC11A1 gene encoding natural resistance-associated macrophage protein 1 isoform X4: MSIAYLDPGNVESDLQCGALAGFKLLWVLLWATVLGLLCQRLAIRLGVVTGKDLGEICYFYYPKVPRMLLWLMIEIAIIGSDMQEVIGTAIAFSLLSAGRIPLWGGVLITIVDTLFFLFLDKYGLRKLEAFFGLLITIMVLTFGYEYVVVRPGQVEVLKGIFLPNCPGCGQKELLQAMGIIGAVIMPHNIFLHSSLVKTRVIDRSKKEAVREANMYFLTESCLALFVSFLINLFVMAVFGEAFYHQRNEDVHNKCINSSISHYAGIFPTNNKTVSVDIYQGGVILGCYFGAVALYIWGIGILAAGQSSTMTGTYAGQFVMEGFLQLRWSRFARVLFTRSFAILPTVFVAAFKDVSHLTGMNDLLNVLQSILLPFAVLPVLTFTSLHPLMQDFTNSLPGKVLMTLITGLVCAINVYFVVDFLPTLHGLEYHIPLGLLLAAYVAFIAYLIWTCSIAHGARFLARGHHSRFNFGLALDVTGTR; this comes from the exons ATGAGCATCGCCTACCTGGACCCGGGCAACGTGGAGTCAGACCTGCAGTGCGGGGCACTGGCGGGATTCAAG ctgctgtgggtgctgctgtgggccaccgtcctggggctgctgtgccagcgcCTGGCCATCCGTCTAGGTGTGGTGACCGGGAAGGACCTGGGCGAGATTTGTTACTTCTATTACCCCAAG GTGCCCCGCATGCTGCTCTGGCTCATGATTGAGATTGCCATCATCGGCTCTGACATGCAGGAGGTGATTGGGACGGCCATTGCTTTCAGCCTGCTCTCGGCTGGCCG CATCCCCCTCTGGGGTGGGGTCCTTATCACCATCGTGGAcaccctcttcttcctcttcctcgaTAAGTACG GGCTCCGCAAACTGGAGGCTTTCTTCGGCCTCCTCATCACCATCATGGTCCTGACCTTTGGCTACGAG TATGTGGTGGTGAGGCCAGGGCAGGTGGAGGTGCTGAAGGGCATTTTCCTGCCCAACTGCCCGGGCTGTGGGCaaaaggagctgctgcaggccaTGGGCATCATTGGCGCTGTCATTATGCCCCATAACATTTTCCTCCACTCCTCCTTGGTCAAG ACACGGGTGATCGACCGGTCCAAGAAGGAGGCAGTGCGGGAGGCCAACATGTATTTCCTGACCGAGTCCTGCCTGGCCCTCTTTGTCTCCTTCCTCATCAACCTCTTTGTCATGGCTGTCTTTGGCGAGGCTTTCTACCACCAGCGAAATGAGGACGTG CACAACAAGTGCATCAACAGCAGCATCAGTCACTACGCCGGCATCTTCCCCACCAACAACAAGACAGTCTCTGTGGATATCTACCAGGGG GGCGTCATCCTGGGCTGCTATTTCGGGGCAGTGGCACTGTACATCTGGGGCATCGGGAtcctggcagcaggacagagctCCACAATGACTGGGACTTACGCAGGGCAGTTCGTCATGGAG GGCTTCCTGCAGCTCCGCTGGTCCCGCTTCGCCCGGGTGCTCTTCACCCGCTCCTTTGCCATCCTGCCCACTGTCTTCGTGGCCGCTTTCAAGGATGTCAGCCACCTCACAGGCATGAATGACCTGCTCAATGTCCTGCAGAGCATCCTG CTGCCCTTTGCTGTCCTGCCTGTCCTCACCTTCACCAGCCTGCACCCACTCATGCAGGACTTCACCAACAGCCT cccagggaaggTGCTGATGACCCTCATCACGGGGCTGGTCTGTGCCATCAACGTTTACTTCGTGGTGGACTTTTTGCCAACGCTGCATGGCCTGGAGTACCACATTCCCCTGggcctgctgctggctgcctaCGTGGCTTTCATCGCCTACCTG ATCTGGACATGCAGCATCGCACATGGAGCCCGGTTCCTGGCCCGGGGCCACCACAGCCGGTTTAATTTTGGTCTTGCCCTCGACGTGACAGGGACACGGTGA
- the VIL1 gene encoding villin-1, whose translation MVELSAKVTRTLNKTTPGIQIWRIENMEMVPVPTKSYGNFHEGDCYVLLSTRKSGSNFSYDIHYWLGKESSQDEQGAAAIYTTQMDDHLGSVAVQHREVQGHESETFRTYFKHGLIYKKGGVASGMKHVETNTYNVQRLLHVKGKKNVVAGEVEMSWKSFNRGDVFLLDLGQLIVQWNGPESNRNERLRAMTLAKDIRDRERGGRAKVGVVDGEDEDASPGLMKILKHVLGEKRDIQPAIPDDKVDQILKSSLKLYHISNASGNLVIQEVAIQPLSQDMLLHEDCYILDQGGTRIFVWKGKNANKEEKQQAMSRALGFIKAKNYPDSTSVETENDGSESAVFRQLFQKWTLPNQSSGLGKTHTVGKVAKVEQVKFDATTLHAKPQVAAQQKMVDDGSGEVEVWRVENNELVPVEKKWLGHFYGGDCYLLLYTYFVGPKVNRIIYLWQGRQASTDELAASAYHAVALDQKYNNEPVQIRVTMGKEPAHLMAIFKGKMVVYAGGTSRAGSTEPTPSTRLFQVHGTNEYNTKAFEVPVRASSLNSNDVFVLKTPSSCYLWYGKGCSGDEREMAKAVADIISKMEKPVVAEGQEPPEFWLALGGKSQYASSKRLQDENPSVSPRLFECSNKTGTFLATEIIDFTQDDLEENDVYLLDTWDQVFLWLGKGANESEKEAAAVMAQEYLRSHPSGRDLDTPIIVVKQGYEPPTFTGWFLAWDPLNWDDKKSYETLRAELGDDSSFGELTSVLTSRQEVFTASTTLVPTKLETFPLDVLVNTSAEDLPRGVDPSRKEDHLSDGDFQAVFGMSRSAFSNLPLWKQQKLKKDKGLF comes from the exons ATGGTGGAGCTCAGCGCCAAAGTCACCAGGACATTGAACAAGACCACGCCGGGCATCCAGATATGGCGAATCGAG aacatggagatgGTGCCAGTGCCCACTAAAAGCTATGGCAACTTCCACGAGGGGGATTGCTACGTCCTGCTGTCG ACGCGCAAGTCTGGGAGCAACTTCAGCTACGACATCCACTACTGGCTGGGCAAAGAGTCAAgccaggatgagcagggggcGGCTGCCATCTACACCACCCAGATGGATGATCACCTGGGCTCAGTGGCCGTGCAGCACCGCGAGGTCCAGGGACACGAGAGTGAGACCTTCCGCACCTACTTCAAGCACGGACTCAT ctatAAGAAGGGTGGGGTGGCCTCAGGCATGAAGCATGTGGAGACAAACACCTACAACGTCCAGCGACTACTGCATGTGAAGGGCAAGAAGAACGTGGTGGCAGGAGAG GTGGAGATGAGCTGGAAAAGCTTCAACAGAGGGGATGTGTTCCTGCTGGACCTGGGCCAGCTCATCGTCCAGTGGAATGGCCCTGAGAGCAACCGCAACGAGAGGCTGAGG gcaatgACCCTGGCCAAGGATATCCGGGACCGGGAACGTGGGGGCCGTGCCAAGGTGGGCGTAGTGGATGGTGAGGATGAGGATGCTTCACCAGGACTCATGAAGATCCTTAAGCATGTGCTGGGTGAGAAGAGGGACATCCAGCCAGCCATCCCTGATGACAAAGTGGACCAGATTCTCAAGTCCTCCCTCAAGCTCTACCA CATCTCCAATGCCAGCGGGAATTTGGTCATACAGGAGGTGGCAATTCAACCCCTATCTCAAGACATGCTCCTGCACGAG GATTGCTACATCCTTGATCAAGGAGGTACCAGGATCTTCGTCTGGAAGGGCAAGAATGCCAAcaaggaggagaagcagcaggcgATGAGCAGGGCGCTG GGCTTCATCAAAGCCAAGAACTACCCAGACAGCACCAGTGTGGAAACAGAGAATGACGGGTCTGAGTCAGCTGTCTTCAGGCAGCTCTTCCAAAAATGGACTCTCCCCAACCAGAGCAGTGGGTTGGGCAAGACCCACACTGTGGGCAAAGTGG CCAAGGTGGAGCAGGTGAAGTTTGATGCCACGACACTGCACGCCAAGCCCCAGGTGGCTGCCCAGCAGAAGATGGTGGATGATGGATCTGGAGAAGTGGAG GTCTGGCGCGTGGAGAACAATGAGCTGGTGCCCGTAGAGAAGAAGTGGCTGGGCCATTTCTATGGTGGGGACTGCTACCTGCTGCTCTACACCTATTTTGTGGGGCCCAAGGTGAACCGCATCATCTACCTCTGGCAG ggccgCCAAGCCAGCACGGATGAGCTGGCCGCCTCTGCCTACCATGCCGTCGCCCTGGACCAGAAGTACAACAACGAGCCCGTGCAGATCCGCGTCACCATGGGCAAGGAGCCAGCCCATCTGATGGCCATCTTCAAGGGCAAGATGGTGGTGTATGCG GGTGGCACATCACGGGCGGGCAGCACGGAGCCCACACCCTCCACCCGCCTCTTCCAAGTGCACGGCACCAACGAGTACAACACCAAGGCCTTCGAGGTGCCCGTCCGCGCCTCCTCCCTCAACTCCAATGACGTCTTTGTGCTCAAAACCCCCAGCTCCTGCTACCTCTGGTATGGGAAG GGCTGCAGTGGGGATGAACGTGAGATGGCCAAGGCTGTGGCCGACATAATCTCCAAGATGGAGAAGCCAGTGGTTGCAGAAGGACAGGAACCACCTGAGTTCTGGCTGGCCCTGGGGGGCAAGTCCCAATATGCCAGCAGCAAGAG GCTGCAGGATGAGaacccctctgtgtccccccgaCTCTTTGAGTGCTCCAACAAGACAGGCACCTTCTTGGCCACGGAGATCATAGACTTCACCCAGGATGACCTGGAGGAGAATGATGTTTACCTACTAGACACCTGGGACCAG GTTTTCCTCTGGCTTGGGAAAGGCGCCAATGAGTCAGAGAAGGAGGCGGCAGCAGTGATGGCACAGGAATACCTGCGGAGCCACCCCAGTGGGCGTGACCTTGACACCCCCATCATTGTGGTGAAGCAGGGTTATGAGCCCCCCACCTTCACCGGCTGGTTCCTGGCCTGGGACCCTCTCAACTGGGAC GACAAGAAATCCTATGAGACGCTGCGAGCTGAGCTGGGTGATGACAGCAGCTTTGGGGAGCTCACCTCA GTGCTCACATCCAGGCAAGAGGTCTTCACTGCCTCCACCACCCTCGTCCCCACCAAACTGGAGACCTTCCCCTTGGATGTGCTGGTGAACACCTCAGCCGAGGACCTGCCCCGGGGTGTGGATCCCAGCAGGAAGGAG GACCACCTCTCTGATGGGGACTTCCAGGCTGTCTTTGGCATGAGCCGCTCTGCCTTCAGCAACCTGCCCTTGTGGAAACAACAGAAGCTCAAGAAGGACAAAGGACTCTTCTAG
- the CATIP gene encoding ciliogenesis-associated TTC17-interacting protein, with protein sequence MEPPPQSPQETPTMADSAAEFLSLIGLKELEWCLFAETLAVVAVGAPPRDKAEGQWWMAAQWAPYQGEGEPVQSCVLVQTRFRGKQDGVPVSSTLKAYVTWQLETLEQEEQECLELRPHPTEKRTHIVSHQHGMTVSKTLQEGEAEPQCQSFFYSRAKLRGLLLEGASLLLLRVLARRQTMPPDLVFPAMDTEGNLCTSSYSALGIQRQALGSAETEVFVIERAVHSSTGASTVWHSSFLPNGRLAQLMQIGSPVLMVLQDESILSKSGRFEPQLPFPKEPLDWKEDIQLYSWFLDRKDELQQSHAAYLQQHPEVRALLSDFLQALLFQQPHDPISFAAEFFAHQRPIGSPFAPTGAASPLPSSPPANSK encoded by the exons AtggagccccctccccagagccCACAGGAGACCCCGACCATGGCGGACTCTGCTGCCGAGTTCCTGAGTCTCATCG ggctgaaggagctggagtGGTGCCTGTTTGCTGAGACACTGGCAGTTGTGGCCGTGGGGGCCCCGCCGAGGGACAAGGCAGAGGGCCAGTGGTGGATGGCAGCCCAGTGGGCACCCTACCAGGGGGAAGGTGAGCCGGTGCAGAGCTGCGTCCTGGTGCAAACCAGGTTCCGAGGCAAGCAGGATGGTGTGCCTGTCTCCAGCACCCTCAAAG CCTACGTGACCTGGCAGCTGGAGaccttggagcaggaggagcaggagtgccTGGAG CTCAGACCACACCCCACAGAGAAGAGGACCCACATTGTGAGCCACCAGCATGGGATGACTGTCTCGAAGACCCTGCAGGAGGGAGAG GCAGAGCCACAGTGCCAGAGCTTCTTCTACAGCCGGGCCAAGCTGcgggggctgctgctggagggtgccagcctcctgctgctgcgGGTGCTGGCACGCCGGCAGACAATGCCCCCCGACCTTGTCTTCCCAGCCATGGACACTGAGGGCAACCTCTGCACCTCCAGCTAC TCTGCCCTGGGCATCCAGCGGCAGGCACTGGGCTCGGCAGAGACAGAGGTGTTTGTGATCGAGcgagccgtgcacagcagcaccGGCGCCTCCACTGTGTGGCACAGCAGCTTCCTCCCCAACGG GCGTTTGGCTCAGCTGATGCAGATTGGCTCCCCAGTGCTGATGGTTCTACAGGATGAGTCCATCCTCAGCAAGTCAG GTAGGTTTGAGCCCCAGCTCCCCTTCCCCAAAGAGCCCCTGGACTGGAAGGAGGACATCCAGCTCTACTCCTGGTTCCTGGACAGGAAG GACGAGCTGCAACAATCCCATGCTGCCTACCTCCAGCAGCACCCCGAGGTCCGGGCACTGCTATCTGACTTCCTCCAGgcattgctcttccagcagcCCCATGACCCCATCTCCTTTGCTGCGGAATTCTTCGCCCACCAGCGGCCCATCGGGAGCCCCTTTGCCCCCACTGGGGCTGCCAGCCCTCTCCCCAGCTCCCCTCCAGCTAACAGCAAATaa
- the CTDSP1 gene encoding carboxy-terminal domain RNA polymerase II polypeptide A small phosphatase 1: MEHQSIIAQVSREEGSAPLQEKATQAPAKKPRSRSILQSLFCCLCRDEGEPCTGTTGAPLLVEENGALPKAAVKHLLPEIKPQDASKLCVVIDLDETLVHSSFKPVNNADFIIPVEIDGIMHQVYVLKRPHVDEFLQRMGELFECVLFTASLAKYADPVADLLDKWGAFRARLFRESCVFHRGNYVKDLSRLGRDLRRIIIVDNSPASYIFHPDNAVPVASWFDNMADTELLDLLPFFERLSKVEDVYAVLKKQRTNS, from the exons ATGGAGCACCAGTCCATCATCGCCCAGGTTagcagggaggaggggagcGCCCCGCTGCAGGAAAAAG CTACCCAGGCCCCCGCCAAGAAGCCTCGAAGCCGCAGCATCCTCCAGTCCCTTTTCTGCTGCCTGTGCCGTGATGAAGGGGAGCCCTGCACTGGCACCACTGGCGCCCCACTGCTGGTGGAGGAGAACGGAGCGCTGCCCAAG GCTGCTGTCAAGCACCTCCTGCCCGAGATCAAGCCACAGGACGCCAGCAAGCTCTGCGTGGTCATCGACCTGGATGAGACCCTGGTGCACAGCTCCTTCAAG ccagtGAACAACGCCGACTTCATCATTCCTGTGGAAATCGATGGCATCATGCACCAG GTGTACGTGCTCAAGCGGCCACACGTGGACGAGTTCCTGCAGCGCATGGGCGAGCTCTTCGAGTGTGTGCTCTTCACTGCCAGCCTGGCCAAG taTGCAGACCCCGTGGCTGACCTGCTGGATAAATGGGGGGCTTTCCGGGCACGACTTTTCCGGGAATCCTGCGTTTTCCATCGTGGCAACTACGTGAAGGACCTGAGCCGCCTGGGCCGCGACCTGCGCCGAATCATCATCGTGGACAACTCGCCCGCATCCTACATCTTCCACCCTGATAACGCC GTGCCGGTGGCCTCCTGGTTCGATAACATGGCGGACACGGAACTGCTGGACCTGCTGCCCTTCTTTGAGCGGCTCAGCAAGGTGGAGGACGTGTACGCAGTGCTCAAGAAGCAGCGGACTAACAGCTAA